In Candidatus Zixiibacteriota bacterium, the following proteins share a genomic window:
- the senA gene encoding selenoneine synthase SenA translates to MPAQDRGIASLADPARLSETMREFRARTLSLVADLDPGRLIGPRLLTVNPPLWEIGHVAWFQEFWVLRHLLRRRPLIENGDRLYNSTDIPHDSRWELPLPSLDETLRYMDAVQSRAIDSLDMSRPLSPDEFYFYLLATFHEGMHAEAIAATRQALAYPAPELAPASLFAPLGGGPCPGDVDIAGGRFQIGATPDFPFVFDNEKWAHWVHVAPFRIARAPVTNGEFAEFVEAGGYDRSEYWSAEGWRWRRSGGVPNLGESFAKFWQGSGATAEIQSRSAPIDHPVYWRRGPGGRWEQRVFDRYVPLNEHLPVMHVSWYEAEAYCNWANRRLPTEAEWELAASAEGTGDRAARRRRFPWGDLAPDSSRANLDWRHMGPVEVGAYPEGDSAFGCRQMIGNVWEWTADDFGPYPGFSPDPYREYSQPWFGTHKVLRGGCWATSSLLIRNTWRNFYTPDRCDVWAGFRTCAR, encoded by the coding sequence GATCGCGGAATCGCCTCCCTAGCCGATCCGGCGCGCCTGTCCGAGACCATGCGGGAGTTTCGCGCGCGCACGCTCTCGCTCGTCGCCGACCTCGACCCCGGTCGCCTGATCGGGCCCCGGCTGCTCACGGTGAACCCGCCGTTGTGGGAGATCGGCCACGTGGCATGGTTCCAGGAGTTCTGGGTGCTGCGACATCTGCTGCGCCGCCGGCCGCTCATCGAGAACGGCGACCGGCTCTACAATTCGACGGACATCCCGCACGACAGCCGCTGGGAGCTGCCGCTCCCGTCGCTCGACGAGACACTGCGCTACATGGACGCGGTGCAGTCGCGCGCGATCGACTCGCTCGACATGAGCCGCCCGCTTTCTCCGGACGAGTTCTACTTCTACCTCCTCGCTACGTTCCACGAAGGCATGCATGCGGAGGCAATCGCCGCGACTCGCCAGGCCCTCGCCTATCCCGCGCCCGAGCTTGCGCCGGCTTCCCTGTTCGCTCCGCTTGGCGGGGGTCCCTGTCCCGGGGACGTCGACATTGCCGGGGGCAGGTTCCAGATCGGGGCTACGCCCGATTTTCCTTTCGTCTTCGACAACGAGAAATGGGCCCACTGGGTCCACGTCGCCCCGTTTCGCATCGCGCGGGCTCCGGTCACGAACGGTGAATTCGCAGAATTCGTCGAAGCGGGAGGCTACGACCGCAGCGAGTACTGGAGCGCCGAGGGCTGGCGCTGGCGCCGGAGCGGAGGCGTGCCCAACCTCGGGGAATCCTTCGCAAAATTCTGGCAAGGGAGCGGGGCAACGGCAGAAATTCAAAGCCGTTCTGCTCCCATAGATCATCCCGTCTATTGGCGCCGAGGGCCCGGCGGCCGCTGGGAGCAGCGCGTGTTCGACCGCTACGTTCCCTTGAACGAGCACCTGCCCGTCATGCACGTCAGCTGGTACGAGGCCGAGGCCTATTGCAACTGGGCGAATCGGCGCCTCCCGACCGAAGCGGAGTGGGAACTTGCCGCGTCGGCGGAAGGAACGGGCGATCGCGCCGCGCGCCGGCGCCGTTTTCCGTGGGGAGACCTGGCGCCGGATTCGAGCCGCGCCAATCTCGACTGGCGTCACATGGGCCCCGTCGAGGTCGGCGCATATCCCGAAGGCGACAGCGCGTTCGGCTGCCGCCAGATGATCGGCAACGTCTGGGAATGGACCGCTGACGACTTCGGTCCCTACCCCGGCTTTTCACCCGATCCGTACCGCGAGTACTCCCAGCCGTGGTTCGGCACGCACAAGGTGCTTCGCGGCGGCTGCTGGGCTACCAGCTCCCTGCTGATTCGCAACACCTGGAGAAACTTCTACACACCCGACCGCTGCGACGTCTGGGCCGGGTTTCGCACCTGCGCCCGCTGA